In a genomic window of Vigna angularis cultivar LongXiaoDou No.4 chromosome 6, ASM1680809v1, whole genome shotgun sequence:
- the LOC108341142 gene encoding pentatricopeptide repeat-containing protein At4g16390, chloroplastic: protein MAQSYLLSTCSSSSSSSPSSYAIYYGKPVAITTSISFSHSSRHFKLLNFSYQLSPLLSKPKTLLQATNILQDTKLDDPVAKSPSLSKNSIWVNPKSPRAKQLWKNSSHTVSSPLAKLAKSLDSCNPTREHVSEILSVLGDDVSERDAVIILNAMVNPYTALLAVDYFKQKIKPSSQVILYNVTLKLFREVKDFEGAEKLFDEMLQRGIHPNLITFSTMISCASMCSFPHKAVKWFEMMPTFGCEPDNNLSSSMIYVYARTGNADMALKLYDQAKAEKWHVETVVFSGLIKMFGMSGDYDECLNVYNDMKVVGAKPNLVTYNALLYAMGRAKRAREAKAIYEEMLGNGLSPTWPTYAALLQAYCRARFSKNAMRVYKEMKEKGKDIDVVLYNMLFDMCANVGCIDEAVKIFEDMKSSGTCRPDKFTYASLINMYSCLSKISEMEAMFNEMMESGFQPDVIVLTSLLHCYGKAKRTDDVVKVFNQLMDLGISPDGRFCDCLLYAMSQVPKEESGKLAGCIEKANPMLGSVLRYLMKKHEDGENFRKEALELFNSTEPDVKKSMCNCLIDLCVNLDVPDRARDLLDLGLTLRIYTDIQSRSQAKWSLHLKRLSVGAALTALSVWINDLSKALELGEDLPPLLGINTGHGKHRLSDKALPTVFESYLKELKAPFHKAANMDGWFLATSEAATSWLQSRGSTVALPQ from the coding sequence ATGGCTCAATCTTACCTTCTCAGCACttgttcatcttcttcgtcttcttccccttcttcttaTGCAATCTATTATGGCAAACCCGTCGCCATCACCACATCTATCTCATTCTCTCACTCTTCCCGCCATTTCAAACTTCTCAATTTTTCTTATCAACTCTCTCCTCTCCTctctaaacccaaaaccctgcTCCAAGCCACCAATATTCTCCAAGACACAAAACTCGACGACCCAGTTGCAAAATCTCCATCTTTATCGAAAAATTCCATCTGGGTCAATCCCAAAAGCCCCAGAGCCAAACAGCTTTGGAAGAATTCCAGTCATACCGTTTCATCACCTCTCGCCAAACTCGCCAAGTCTCTGGATTCATGCAACCCCACCCGCGAACACGTCTCTGAAATCCTCAGCGTTTTAGGGGACGACGTTTCAGAACGCGATGCCGTCATTATTCTCAATGCCATGGTGAATCCCTACACTGCACTCCTCGCTGTTGACTACTTCAAGCAGAAGATAAAACCTTCTAGTCAGGTTATTCTCTACAACGTTACCCTGAAGCTGTTTAGGGAGGTAAAGGATTTTGAAGGAGCAGAGAagctgtttgatgaaatgcttCAAAGAGGGATCCACCCTAATCTCATTACTTTTTCAACTATGATTAGCTGCGCTTCCATGTGTTCTTTTCCACATAAGGCTGTGAAGTGGTTTGAGATGATGCCCACTTTCGGGTGTGAACCGGATAATAATTTGTCCTCGTCCATGATATATGTTTATGCAAGAACTGGTAATGCTGACATGGCTTTGAAACTGTACGATCAAGCAAAAGCAGAGAAATGGCATGTTGAAACGGTGGTGTTCTCGGGGTTGATTAAGATGTTTGGGATGTCAGGGGATTACGATGAGTGCTTGAACGTTTACAATGATATGAAAGTTGTTGGTGCGAAGCCCAATTTGGTAACATATAATGCTCTGTTGTATGCCATGGGGAGAGCTAAGAGAGCCCGGGAAGCCAAAGCTATATATGAGGAGATGCTAGGTAATGGATTGTCACCAACTTGGCCTACCTACGCAGCTCTTTTACAAGCCTATTGTAGAGCCCGGTTCAGCAAGAATGCGATGAGAGTTTACAAGGAAATGAAGGAAAAAGGGAAGGATATCGATGTAGTTCTTTATAACATGCTTTTTGACATGTGTGCAAATGTTGGTTGTATAGATGAAGctgttaaaatttttgaagacATGAAAAGTTCTGGGACTTGTCGACCGGACAAATTTACATATGCATCTTTGATCAACATGTACTCTTGCCTTAGCAAAATTTCAGAGATGGAGGCCATGTTCAATGAAATGATGGAATCTGGATTTCAACCTGATGTAATAGTTCTTACATCACTTCTCCATTGCTATGGAAAAGCCAAGCGAACTGATGATGTTGTAAAGGTATTTAATCAGCTCATGGATTTGGGCATCAGTCCTGATGGCCGCTTCTGTGATTGTCTTCTATATGCAATGTCCCAAGTACCAAAAGAAGAATCTGGTAAGCTCGCAGGTTGCATTGAGAAGGCTAATCCAATGCTTGGGTCTGTGCTAAGGTATTTGATGAAAAAGCATGAGGATGGTGAAAATTTTAGAAAGGAAGCATTAGAACTTTTTAACTCAACTGAACCTGATGTAAAAAAGTCCATGTGTAATTGTTTAATTGATCTTTGTGTGAACCTGGATGTGCCCGACAGAGCTCGTGACCTTTTGGATCTTGGGTTGACTCTTCGGATATATACTGATATACAGTCAAGATCTCAAGCTAAGTGGTCTCTGCATCTAAAGAGACTCTCAGTTGGAGCAGCTCTGACTGCCTTAAGTGTTTGGATAAATGACTTGTCTAAGGCTTTGGAGTTAGGGGAAGACCTTCCACCACTACTTGGAATCAACACTGGGCATGGGAAACACAGGCTTTCAGATAAAGCTTTGCCAACTGTTTTTGAATCATATCTGAAGGAACTTAAAGCTCCGTTCCATAAGGCTGCCAATATGGATGGCTGGTTTTTGGCTACCAGTGAAGCAGCCACATCATGGCTGCAGTCCAGGGGTTCAACAGTGGCTCTTCCCCAATGA
- the LOC108342225 gene encoding microtubule-associated protein 70-5, whose amino-acid sequence MVASEEVYCGEELPLVQPDPVRLQIDRFKNQLTEKAKELATCQSEIKVLKATEAKKDKAIEELRNEVSKLEERLRLTQDHLKHKKLEIKKLTEEKKDALAAQYAAEATLRRLHADQKEDDFVPLESVITPLEAEIKMFRNEIAALQEDKKALERLTKSKEAALLEAEKILRTALERVLIVEEVQNENFDLKRQIEICQEENKILEKTHRQKILEVEKLSQTIHELEEVILSSGVNANAVRDYQRQISELQEEKRTLERELARVKVSANRVATVVANEWKDENDKVMPVKQWLEERRIMQAEMQRLKEKLAISERTAKAESQLKDKLKLRLKTVEEGLKHFSNSSNSGSAKAEKSNILSFLTTNGGLRNRSTSQPRGSTAGSSLFPKTNVKSNIDSVTASLLPSSILRKKCGSAENMLKKGIWASRNKVVDSDEKENKMQVNAGINSNKRSDEREAAQIKTAVEDDEDSKSNSCNDLGTNDVVSGFLYDKLQKEVINLRKSCEIKESSLQTKEEEIKMLTKKVDALTKAMEIEWKKTKREAAARDREAASIKSDDNRKIRRSNSSRRMMKDH is encoded by the exons ATGGTAGCTAGCGAAGAGGTATACTGTGGGGAAGAACTTCCTCTGGTCCAACCAGATCCTGTCAGGTTACAGATTGATCGTTTCAAAAACCAGCTAACAG AAAAGGCCAAGGAACTAGCAACTTGTCAAAGTGAAATCAAGGTCTTGAAGGCAACTGAAGCTAAAAAGGACAAGGCCATAGAAGAG CTGAGAAATGAAGTGAGTAAGCTGGAAGAGAGACTTAGACTTACACAGGATCATCTTAAACACAAG AAGCTAGAAATCAAGAAACTGACAGAGGAAAAGAAGGATGCATTGGCAGCACAATATGCTGCAGAAGCCACTCTTAGAAGGTTACACGCAGATCAAAAGGAAGATGATTTTGTTCCTCTTGAAAGTGTCATTACTCCTCTTGAGGCTGAGATTAAGATGTTTAGGAATGAG ATTGCAGCTCTCCAAGAAGATAAGAAAGCGTTGGAACGGCTCACAAAGTCAAAAGAGGCAGCGTTGCTTGAAGCAGAGAAGATTTTAAGAACTGCACTGGAGAGAGTTTTAATAGTTGAGGAAGTtcagaatgaaaattttgaCTTGAAGAGACAGATTGAGATCTGCCAG GAGGAGAACAAAATCTTAGAGAAAACGCATCGCCAAAAGATTTTGGAAGTTGAAAAACTTAGCCAAACCATCCATGAACTTGAGGAGGTCATCTTATCCAGTGGAGTCAATGCTAATGCTGTTCGCGATTATCAGAGACAAATTTCTGAATTGCAG GAGGAGAAGAGGACACTGGAGAGGGAACTAGCAAGAGTAAAAGTTTCAGCCAATAGAGTTGCAACAGTTGTGGCAAATGAGTGGAAGGACGAGAATGACAAGGTCATGCCTGTCAAACAATGGTTGGAAGAGAGAAGGATAATGCAG GCAGAGATGCAACGCTTGAAAGAAAAGCTGGCTATATCAGAGAGAACAGCAAAGGCGGAGTCACAATTGAAG GATAAACTGAAGCTGAGGTTAAAAACAGTAGAAGAAGGCTTAAAGCATTTCTCAAATAGTTCAAATTCTGGGTCTGCAAAAGCAGAAAAGTCTAACATCTTAAGCTTCCTAACGACCAATGGTGGACTGAGAAACAGATCCACATCACAGCCAAGGGGATCTACTGCTGGAAGCTCTTTGTTCCCAAAGACAAATGTAAAAAGCAACATCGACAGTGTTACTGCGAGCCTATTACCGAGCAGCATTCTAAGAAAGAAATGTGGTTCTGCAGAAAACATGTTGAAGAAAGGAATATGGGCATCAAGAAATAAAGTTGTTGACagtgatgaaaaagaaaataagatgcAGGTGAATGCAggaataaattcaaataaacgcAGCGATGAAAGAGAAGCAGCACAGATTAAAACCgcagttgaagatgatgaagactcTAAAAGCAATAGCTGTAATGATTTAGGCACCAATGACGTGGTCTCAGGTTTTCTATATGATAAGCTTCAAAAAGAGGTCATCAATTTGAGGAAGTCTTGTGAAATTAAAGAGAGTAGTTTGCAaaccaaagaagaagaaataaag ATGCTCACAAAGAAAGTCGATGCACTGACAAAGGCTATGGAAATAGAGTGGAAGAAAACGAAAAGGGAAGCAGCTGCTAGAGACAGGGAGGCTGCTTCAATAAAATCAGATGATAACAGGAAAATCAGACGCTCAAACTCCTCCAGAAG GATGATGAAAGATCATTGA
- the LOC108341073 gene encoding putative protein FAR1-RELATED SEQUENCE 10 isoform X1, whose translation MTSIPSKNLCVRRQQCPCGDWKCYITYEGDSEEGSAAPEMVKEEKASSGAMITPYVGMVFKSDDDAFEYYGNFARKNGFSIRKERSRISPQLGIYKRDFVCYRSGFAPVKKKPNGEHHRDRKSVRCGCDAKMYLSKEVVEGVSQWFVVQFSNVHNHELLEDDQVRLLPAYRKIHEADQERILLLSKAGFPIHRIVKMLEQEKGIQGGQLPFLERDVRNFVQNRKKVVLENEALLSEKRENDVLELLEACKVMKEADDEFVYDFTVDGNDKVENVAWSYGDSVNANAMFGDVVYFDTSYRSVTYGLLFGVWFGIDSYGRTIFYGCVLLQDETPQSFSWALQTFVRFMRGRCPQTILTDLDPGLRDAIVSEFPATKHVVPQWNILPKVPCWFSPTLGSRYTEFKSEFDALFHIENTEEFELQWSQMISVFGLGSDKHADLLYTVRASWAQAYVRGYFLARMATITYSKSIDAFLKGIFSAHTCLRSFFEQVGISASFQHQVFKETQYIQLKTCIPIEEHARSILTPFAFNAMQQELLLAMQYAASEMANGSYIVRHFKRMNGERLVIWLVEDDQIHCSCKEFESSGILCRHALRVFVIKNYFQLPDKYFLGRWRRECSLLVDDDNNNQGVGGEWFQEYQSLAETLFQESSITKERSDYVRKELTKELNRILNEVRNLPEADGVCMNMSVSPAN comes from the exons ATGACGTCCATACCTTCTAAAAACCTATGTGTTCGGAGGCAACAATGTCCTTGTGGAGATTGGAAGTGTTATATTACATATGAGGGTGATTCTGAAGAGGGTTCTGCGGCACCTGAAATGGTGAAGGAAGAGAAAGCATCGTCCGGGGCTATGATTACTCCTTATGTTGGAATGGTTTTTAAGAGTGACGATGATGCTTTTGAGTATTATGGAAACTTTGCCAGGAAGAATGGGTTCTCTATTAGGAAGGAAAGGTCTAGAATTAGCCCGCAGTTGGGGATTTACAAGCGAGACTTCGTTTGCTACCGGTCCGGCTTTGCCCCAGTGAAGAAGAAGCCTAATGGAGAACACCATAGAGATAGGAAATCAGTGAGGTGTGGATGTGATGCAAAGATGTACCTATCCAAGGAGGTTGTAGAAGGGGTTTCCCAGTGGTTTGTTGTGCAGTTTAGTAATGTGCACAATCATGAACTTTTGGAAGATGATCAAGTGCGTCTTTTGCCCGCGTATCGTAAAATTCATGAGGCTGATCAAGAGCGTATACTCTTGCTCTCCAAGGCAGGGTTTCCAATTCATCGGATAGTGAAAATGCTGGAGCAGGAAAAGGGGATTCAAGGGGGGCAGCTGCCTTTCTTGGAAAGGGATGTGAGGAACTTTGTTCAAAACCGTAAAAAGGTTGTTCTAGAGAATGAGGCATTGCTCagtgagaaaagagaaaatgatgtTTTGGAACTTCTTGAGGCGTGCAAAGTTATGAAAGAAGCAGATGATGAGTTTGTGTATGATTTTACTGTGGATGGGAATGATAAGGTTGAAAATGTAGCTTGGTCATATGGCGACTCAGTTAATGCAAATGCTATGTTTGGcgatgttgtttattttgacaCATCTTATAGATCGGTCACTTATGGATTGCTTTTTGGAGTATGGTTTGGTATTGATAGCTATGGTAGAACTATTTTTTATGGTTGTGTTTTGTTGCAGGATGAAACACCTCAATCCTTCTCATGGGCATTACAG ACTTTTGTCAGGTTCATGAGAGGAAGATGTCCACAAACTATTCTAACTGATCTAGACCCGGGACTTAGAGATGCGATTGTAAGTGAATTTCCAGCAACTAAACATGTTGTCCCTCAATGGAATATTCTACCCAAGGTACCCTGTTGGTTTTCTCCTACTCTGGGTTCTCGGTATACAGAATTTAAATCTGAGTTCGATGCCTTATTTCACATTGAGAATACAGAGGAATTTGAACTTCAGTGGAGCCAGATGATTTCTGTGTTTGGACTTGGTTCAGATAAACATGCTGATTTACTATATACCGTTCGGGCATCCTGGGCACAAGCCTATGTAAGAGGTTACTTTCTGGCTCGAATGGCGACAATAACTTACTCAAAGTCTATAGATGCATTTTTGAAAGGGATTTTCTCTGCTCATACGTGTTTACGTAGCTTTTTTGAGCAG GTTGGCATTTCTGCAAGTTTTCAACATCAAGTATTTAAGGAGACTCAATATATTCAGCTCAAAACTTGCATACCGATTGAAGAGCATGCGCGGAGTATTCTCACTCCTTTTGCTTTTAATGCCATGCAGCAAGAGCTGTTGCTAGCAATGCAATATGCTGCATCCGAAATGGCCAATGGATCATATATTGTGCGGCATTTCAAAAGGATGAACGGAGAACGGCTTGTAATATGGTTGGTTGAAGATGATCAGATACATTGTTCTTGCAAGGAATTTGAATCCTCTGGGATACTATGCAGGCATGCTCTTCGTGTATTTGTAATAAAGAACTACTTTCAGTTACCTGATAAGTACTTTTTAGGTAGATGGAGGCGGGAATGCTCATTACTTgttgatgatgataataataatcaaGGTGTTGGAGGGGAATGGTTTCAAGAATATCAGTCTCTGGCTGAAACTTTATTTCAAGAATCATCAATTACAAAGGAGCGATCTGACTATGTGCGTAAAGAACTGACGAAAGAACTTAATAGGATTCTTAACGAGGTTAGAAATCTCCCTGAGGCTGATGGAGTCTGCATGAACATGTCAGTTTCACCAGCCAACTAG
- the LOC108341073 gene encoding putative protein FAR1-RELATED SEQUENCE 10 isoform X2 — MTSIPSKNLCVRRQQCPCGDWKCYITYEGDSEEGSAAPEMVKEEKASSGAMITPYVGMVFKSDDDAFEYYGNFARKNGFSIRKERSRISPQLGIYKRDFVCYRSGFAPVKKKPNGEHHRDRKSVRCGCDAKMYLSKEVVEGVSQWFVVQFSNVHNHELLEDDQVRLLPAYRKIHEADQERILLLSKAGFPIHRIVKMLEQEKGIQGGQLPFLERDVRNFVQNRKKVVLENEALLSEKRENDVLELLEACKVMKEADDEFVYDFTVDGNDKDETPQSFSWALQTFVRFMRGRCPQTILTDLDPGLRDAIVSEFPATKHVVPQWNILPKVPCWFSPTLGSRYTEFKSEFDALFHIENTEEFELQWSQMISVFGLGSDKHADLLYTVRASWAQAYVRGYFLARMATITYSKSIDAFLKGIFSAHTCLRSFFEQVGISASFQHQVFKETQYIQLKTCIPIEEHARSILTPFAFNAMQQELLLAMQYAASEMANGSYIVRHFKRMNGERLVIWLVEDDQIHCSCKEFESSGILCRHALRVFVIKNYFQLPDKYFLGRWRRECSLLVDDDNNNQGVGGEWFQEYQSLAETLFQESSITKERSDYVRKELTKELNRILNEVRNLPEADGVCMNMSVSPAN; from the exons ATGACGTCCATACCTTCTAAAAACCTATGTGTTCGGAGGCAACAATGTCCTTGTGGAGATTGGAAGTGTTATATTACATATGAGGGTGATTCTGAAGAGGGTTCTGCGGCACCTGAAATGGTGAAGGAAGAGAAAGCATCGTCCGGGGCTATGATTACTCCTTATGTTGGAATGGTTTTTAAGAGTGACGATGATGCTTTTGAGTATTATGGAAACTTTGCCAGGAAGAATGGGTTCTCTATTAGGAAGGAAAGGTCTAGAATTAGCCCGCAGTTGGGGATTTACAAGCGAGACTTCGTTTGCTACCGGTCCGGCTTTGCCCCAGTGAAGAAGAAGCCTAATGGAGAACACCATAGAGATAGGAAATCAGTGAGGTGTGGATGTGATGCAAAGATGTACCTATCCAAGGAGGTTGTAGAAGGGGTTTCCCAGTGGTTTGTTGTGCAGTTTAGTAATGTGCACAATCATGAACTTTTGGAAGATGATCAAGTGCGTCTTTTGCCCGCGTATCGTAAAATTCATGAGGCTGATCAAGAGCGTATACTCTTGCTCTCCAAGGCAGGGTTTCCAATTCATCGGATAGTGAAAATGCTGGAGCAGGAAAAGGGGATTCAAGGGGGGCAGCTGCCTTTCTTGGAAAGGGATGTGAGGAACTTTGTTCAAAACCGTAAAAAGGTTGTTCTAGAGAATGAGGCATTGCTCagtgagaaaagagaaaatgatgtTTTGGAACTTCTTGAGGCGTGCAAAGTTATGAAAGAAGCAGATGATGAGTTTGTGTATGATTTTACTGTGGATGGGAATGATAAG GATGAAACACCTCAATCCTTCTCATGGGCATTACAG ACTTTTGTCAGGTTCATGAGAGGAAGATGTCCACAAACTATTCTAACTGATCTAGACCCGGGACTTAGAGATGCGATTGTAAGTGAATTTCCAGCAACTAAACATGTTGTCCCTCAATGGAATATTCTACCCAAGGTACCCTGTTGGTTTTCTCCTACTCTGGGTTCTCGGTATACAGAATTTAAATCTGAGTTCGATGCCTTATTTCACATTGAGAATACAGAGGAATTTGAACTTCAGTGGAGCCAGATGATTTCTGTGTTTGGACTTGGTTCAGATAAACATGCTGATTTACTATATACCGTTCGGGCATCCTGGGCACAAGCCTATGTAAGAGGTTACTTTCTGGCTCGAATGGCGACAATAACTTACTCAAAGTCTATAGATGCATTTTTGAAAGGGATTTTCTCTGCTCATACGTGTTTACGTAGCTTTTTTGAGCAG GTTGGCATTTCTGCAAGTTTTCAACATCAAGTATTTAAGGAGACTCAATATATTCAGCTCAAAACTTGCATACCGATTGAAGAGCATGCGCGGAGTATTCTCACTCCTTTTGCTTTTAATGCCATGCAGCAAGAGCTGTTGCTAGCAATGCAATATGCTGCATCCGAAATGGCCAATGGATCATATATTGTGCGGCATTTCAAAAGGATGAACGGAGAACGGCTTGTAATATGGTTGGTTGAAGATGATCAGATACATTGTTCTTGCAAGGAATTTGAATCCTCTGGGATACTATGCAGGCATGCTCTTCGTGTATTTGTAATAAAGAACTACTTTCAGTTACCTGATAAGTACTTTTTAGGTAGATGGAGGCGGGAATGCTCATTACTTgttgatgatgataataataatcaaGGTGTTGGAGGGGAATGGTTTCAAGAATATCAGTCTCTGGCTGAAACTTTATTTCAAGAATCATCAATTACAAAGGAGCGATCTGACTATGTGCGTAAAGAACTGACGAAAGAACTTAATAGGATTCTTAACGAGGTTAGAAATCTCCCTGAGGCTGATGGAGTCTGCATGAACATGTCAGTTTCACCAGCCAACTAG
- the LOC108341622 gene encoding uncharacterized protein LOC108341622: MDQNQSKYQVLREYFNNRPFLKRTLQFVLSVSVFSVFVWYSSGFSIHPQSFNAYFSTCLFSMFTHTLERKYVFLICNGILAFVAKMSLMNSSDSDFDQPSDLSETKTTTVSDMVVAPLVESFASPENVCLVVEEQHGQEEYTEEVSEDEDQEQDTKTEGRESEGYITEEEIKEGESDSEVEMALDDELAETTTTTNNEELLNTDELNRKFEEFIRKMKEEIRIEAQRQLIAV; encoded by the coding sequence ATGGATCAAAACCAAAGCAAGTATCAGGTTTTGAGGGAATATTTCAACAATAGACCGTTTTTGAAAAGAACTTTGCAGTTTGTTCTCTCAGTTTCTgtgttttctgtttttgtttggtACTCTTCTGGCTTTTCCATACACCCTCAGTCCTTCAATGCCTACTTCTCCACGTGCCTTTTCTCCATGTTCACTCACACCCTTGAGAGAAAATACGTGTTCCTCATTTGTAACGGAATCCTTGCATTTGTAGCCAAGATGTCACTCATGAACTCTTCAGATTCGGACTTTGACCAACCTTCCGATCTGTCAGAGACTAAAACAACAACAGTTTCTGACATGGTAGTTGCTCCTCTGGTCGAAAGTTTTGCGTCCCCAGAGAATGTTTGTCTGGTGGTTGAAGAACAACATGGGCAAGAGGAATACACTGAAGAAGTTTCAGAAGACGAAGACCAAGAACAAGACACCAAAACCGAAGGAAGAGAAAGTGAAGGTTACATTACTGAAGAGGAGATCAAAGAAGGAGAATCAGATAGCGAGGTTGAGATGGCACTAGATGATGAACTTGCAGAAACAACTACTACAACAAACAATGAAGAGTTATTAAATACAGATGAACTGAACAGAAAGTTTGAAGAGTTCATaaggaaaatgaaagaagagatAAGAATTGAAGCTCAAAGACAGCTTATTGCAGTTTAA